A portion of the Pseudomonas koreensis genome contains these proteins:
- the ettA gene encoding energy-dependent translational throttle protein EttA yields the protein MAQYVFTMHRLGKVVPPKREILKNISLSFFPGAKIGVLGLNGSGKSTLLKIMAGVDTEFEGEARPMPDLNIGYLPQEPQLDPSKTVREVVEEAVSVIKDAQARLDEVYAAYADPDADFDKLAAEQAKLEAILQASDGHNLERQLEVAADALRLPAWDAKVEHLSGGEKRRVALCRLLLSAPDMLLLDEPTNHLDADSVAWLEHFLHDFPGTVVAITHDRYFLDNVAGWILELDRGAGIPYEGNYSGWLEAKSDRLAAESKQQSAHEKAMKEELEWVRKGAKARQSKSKARLQRFEEMQSQEFQKRSETNEIYIPAGPRLGDKVIEFKNVTKGYGDRVLIDNLSFSMPKGAIVGVIGGNGAGKSTLFRMLMGKETPDSGSIEVGETVQLACVDQSREDLDGSKTVFQQISDGSDQIRIGNYEIPSRTYVGRFNFKGGDQQKFVKDLSGGERGRLHLALTLKEGGNVLLLDEPSNDLDVETLRSLEEALLDFPGAAIVISHDRWFLDRVATHILAYEDDSQAVFFEGNYTEYEADRKKRLGEAAAQPHRVRHKKLA from the coding sequence ATGGCTCAATACGTCTTCACCATGCATCGGCTGGGCAAAGTTGTTCCGCCGAAGCGGGAAATCCTCAAGAACATTTCGCTGTCCTTCTTCCCCGGCGCCAAGATCGGCGTGCTCGGCCTCAACGGTTCGGGTAAATCCACGCTGCTGAAAATCATGGCCGGCGTCGACACCGAGTTCGAAGGGGAAGCCCGTCCGATGCCGGACCTGAACATCGGTTACCTGCCGCAAGAGCCGCAGCTCGACCCTTCCAAGACTGTACGTGAAGTGGTCGAGGAAGCGGTCAGCGTGATCAAGGATGCGCAAGCGCGCCTGGACGAGGTCTACGCCGCCTACGCCGATCCGGATGCCGACTTCGACAAGCTCGCCGCTGAACAGGCCAAGCTCGAAGCGATTCTGCAGGCCAGCGACGGCCACAACCTCGAGCGCCAGCTGGAAGTCGCCGCCGATGCGCTGCGTCTGCCGGCCTGGGACGCCAAGGTTGAACACCTGTCCGGTGGTGAGAAGCGTCGTGTCGCCCTGTGCCGTCTGCTGCTGTCCGCCCCGGACATGCTGCTGCTCGACGAACCGACCAACCACCTGGACGCCGATTCGGTGGCGTGGCTGGAGCACTTCCTCCACGACTTCCCGGGCACTGTGGTAGCGATCACGCACGACCGTTACTTCCTCGACAACGTCGCTGGCTGGATTCTCGAACTCGACCGCGGCGCGGGCATTCCGTACGAAGGCAACTACTCGGGTTGGCTTGAAGCCAAGTCCGATCGTCTGGCTGCCGAATCCAAGCAGCAGTCGGCCCATGAAAAAGCCATGAAAGAAGAACTGGAGTGGGTGCGCAAAGGCGCCAAAGCCCGCCAGTCGAAATCCAAGGCACGTCTGCAACGCTTCGAAGAAATGCAATCGCAGGAATTCCAGAAGCGCAGCGAAACCAACGAAATCTACATCCCGGCCGGTCCGCGCCTGGGCGACAAGGTCATCGAATTCAAGAACGTCACCAAGGGCTACGGCGATCGCGTGCTGATCGACAACCTGTCGTTCTCCATGCCGAAGGGTGCCATCGTCGGTGTGATCGGTGGTAACGGTGCCGGTAAGTCGACGCTGTTCCGCATGCTGATGGGCAAGGAAACACCGGATTCGGGCAGCATCGAAGTCGGCGAAACCGTGCAGCTGGCCTGCGTCGATCAGAGCCGCGAAGACCTCGATGGCAGCAAGACTGTGTTCCAGCAGATCTCCGACGGTTCCGACCAGATCCGCATCGGCAACTACGAGATCCCGTCGCGTACCTACGTCGGTCGCTTCAACTTCAAGGGTGGCGACCAGCAGAAGTTCGTCAAGGACCTGTCGGGTGGTGAGCGCGGTCGTCTGCACCTGGCATTGACCCTGAAGGAGGGCGGCAACGTCCTGCTGCTCGACGAACCGTCCAACGACCTCGACGTGGAAACCCTGCGTTCGCTGGAAGAAGCCCTGCTGGACTTCCCGGGCGCCGCCATTGTGATCTCCCACGATCGGTGGTTCCTTGACCGTGTCGCCACGCACATCCTGGCGTACGAAGACGATTCGCAAGCGGTGTTCTTCGAAGGCAACTACACCGAGTACGAAGCCGACCGCAAAAAGCGCCTCGGCGAAGCAGCGGCCCAGCCACATCGGGTACGTCACAAGAAACTGGCCTGA
- the gdhA gene encoding NADP-specific glutamate dehydrogenase gives MIESVESFLARLKKRDPDQPEFHQAVEEVLRSLWSFLEANPHYLTSGILERICEPERAVVFRVSWVDDQGKVQVNRGFRIQMNSAIGPYKGGLRFHPSVNLGVLKFLAFEQTFKNSLTSLPMGGGKGGSDFDPKGKSDAEVMRFCQAFMSELYRHIGADVDVPAGDIGVGAREIGFLFGQYKRLSNQFTSVLTGKGMTYGGSLIRPEATGFGCVYFAEEMLKRRGQTVEGKRVAISGSGNVAQYAARKVMDLGGKVISLSDSEGTLYCEAGLSEEQWLALLELKNVKRGRISELASAHGLEFRADQHPWSLPCDIALPCATQNELDAEAARTLLGNGCVCVAEGANMPTTLDAVDIFIEAGILFAPGKASNAGGVAVSGLEMSQNAMRLLWTAGEVDSKLHAIMQSIHHACVHYGEDNGQVNYVKGANIAGFVKVADAMLAQGVV, from the coding sequence ATGATCGAATCCGTCGAATCCTTCCTTGCGCGCCTGAAAAAACGCGACCCGGACCAGCCCGAATTTCACCAGGCTGTCGAAGAGGTGCTGCGCAGTCTGTGGTCGTTTCTCGAAGCCAATCCGCATTACCTGACCTCGGGGATTCTGGAGCGTATCTGCGAGCCGGAGCGCGCCGTAGTGTTTCGCGTGTCGTGGGTCGATGATCAGGGCAAGGTGCAGGTCAATCGCGGCTTCCGTATCCAGATGAACAGCGCAATTGGCCCGTACAAGGGCGGCTTGCGTTTTCATCCATCAGTGAACCTTGGCGTGCTGAAATTCCTCGCCTTCGAACAGACCTTCAAGAACTCGCTGACCTCCCTGCCCATGGGCGGCGGCAAGGGCGGCTCGGACTTCGATCCGAAGGGCAAGAGCGATGCAGAAGTCATGCGCTTCTGCCAGGCGTTCATGAGCGAGCTGTACCGCCACATCGGCGCCGACGTTGACGTGCCGGCCGGCGATATCGGCGTCGGGGCGCGGGAAATCGGTTTCCTCTTTGGCCAGTACAAACGCCTGAGCAACCAGTTCACCAGCGTCCTCACCGGCAAAGGCATGACCTACGGCGGCAGCCTGATTCGCCCGGAAGCTACCGGTTTCGGTTGCGTGTACTTCGCTGAAGAAATGCTCAAGCGCCGCGGGCAGACCGTGGAAGGCAAGCGTGTGGCGATTTCCGGTTCCGGCAACGTCGCGCAATACGCGGCGCGCAAGGTCATGGATCTCGGCGGCAAAGTGATTTCCCTGTCCGACTCCGAGGGCACGCTGTACTGCGAAGCCGGGCTGAGCGAAGAACAGTGGCTGGCGCTGCTGGAACTGAAAAACGTCAAACGCGGGCGCATCAGCGAATTGGCGAGCGCTCATGGCCTGGAGTTCCGCGCCGATCAGCATCCATGGTCGCTGCCGTGCGACATCGCGTTGCCTTGCGCGACGCAGAACGAACTCGACGCCGAAGCCGCGCGCACTCTGCTTGGCAACGGCTGCGTGTGTGTGGCTGAAGGCGCGAACATGCCGACCACGCTGGATGCTGTGGATATCTTTATCGAGGCCGGCATTCTCTTTGCGCCGGGCAAAGCCTCGAATGCCGGCGGCGTGGCTGTGAGCGGGCTGGAGATGTCGCAGAACGCCATGCGTCTGCTGTGGACGGCGGGCGAGGTGGACAGCAAGCTGCACGCGATCATGCAGTCGATCCACCACGCCTGTGTGCATTACGGCGAAGACAACGGTCAGGTCAATTACGTCAAAGGCGCGAACATCGCTGGTTTCGTCAAAGTCGCCGATGCGATGTTGGCGCAAGGCGTGGTTTAA
- a CDS encoding GreA/GreB family elongation factor: MSRAFVNEDNAAAQADQPVERQVSTQPNYVTPQGLAQLQAKVAELQSLHAEQTAKGEQADKQRLADLQRDLRYFTQRLSSAQVAVAATSTDKVQIGSWVTFADEHDTEHRVQLVGEDQADASQGLINWASPLGRALLGARLNDEVLWQRPAGDQLIEVIRIEPA, translated from the coding sequence ATGAGTCGCGCATTCGTCAACGAAGACAACGCCGCCGCGCAGGCCGATCAGCCGGTCGAACGTCAGGTCAGCACGCAGCCCAATTACGTCACGCCGCAGGGCCTGGCGCAGTTGCAGGCGAAAGTCGCCGAACTGCAAAGCCTGCACGCCGAGCAAACGGCCAAAGGCGAGCAAGCCGACAAGCAACGGCTGGCCGACCTGCAACGGGATCTGCGTTATTTCACTCAACGCCTGAGCAGCGCCCAAGTGGCTGTCGCCGCGACGTCCACCGACAAGGTGCAGATCGGCAGTTGGGTGACTTTTGCTGACGAGCACGACACCGAACACCGCGTGCAACTGGTCGGCGAGGATCAGGCCGACGCAAGTCAGGGCCTGATCAACTGGGCCTCGCCGCTGGGCCGGGCCTTGCTCGGCGCCCGGCTCAACGATGAAGTGCTCTGGCAGCGACCGGCCGGCGATCAACTGATCGAAGTGATCCGCATCGAACCGGCTTAA
- a CDS encoding Lnb N-terminal periplasmic domain-containing protein produces MLKRLAWLALCVCAPLSAAPHIDPQRLQQLANDRFWISLGHYETAKLGGWRSYVSDKKFFLAPDGNEHPDRELAATVQALYAPASLGEQHAQCVYPARTRWLKAQLNLSDLPAPECAEYKKWFKDVSPHSAVMIFPAAYLNSPSSMFGHTLLRIDQADVQADKTSLLSYAINFGAYIEGSDNSILYAWKGLMGGYPGLFALVPYQEKLSEYRSLENRDLWEYRLNLTQEETARMVEHVWELKQIQFDYFFFDENCSYRLLELLQVARPSLRLTEQFPLTAIPTDTVKAVKEAGLVEHIEYRPSRERELLSRAEPLSDDEQQWVLKVSADQKILQEPTFKALPRARQALIVDAAYRLERYRANGQERDPQRAQRSFELLRAINKNPAPELEIPQPGLPEDGHESRTWQAGLGTRGDRAFGEYGLRMAYHDLNDNAESFPLGAQIEILQLKLRQYEGNDWQLQQLDLATIRSLTPRNELLQPLSWQVTGGLERVPGKHDDETLVSHVNGGGGGTWQLGEDVLGFALGTVRVEHNNDFAEFVSPAGGFNTGVLWKNPLGNLSLEAKGDYFFNGEVRRSLSLNQQWELSRNLGLRLSAQREFSHLATPETEVMLEVKWYHY; encoded by the coding sequence ATGCTCAAACGCCTTGCCTGGCTGGCGCTCTGTGTCTGCGCCCCGCTGTCCGCCGCGCCTCACATCGATCCTCAACGTTTGCAGCAACTGGCCAACGACCGCTTCTGGATTTCCCTCGGTCATTACGAAACCGCCAAGCTCGGCGGCTGGCGCAGCTATGTCAGCGACAAGAAATTCTTTCTCGCCCCCGATGGCAACGAACATCCGGACCGCGAACTGGCGGCCACCGTGCAGGCGCTCTACGCCCCGGCCAGCCTCGGCGAGCAACACGCCCAATGCGTTTACCCGGCGCGTACCCGCTGGCTGAAAGCGCAACTCAACCTCTCCGACTTGCCCGCGCCGGAATGCGCCGAATACAAGAAATGGTTCAAGGACGTCTCGCCGCACAGCGCGGTGATGATTTTCCCGGCGGCGTATCTCAACAGTCCTTCGTCGATGTTCGGCCACACCCTGCTGCGCATCGATCAGGCGGATGTGCAGGCCGACAAGACCTCGCTGCTCAGCTACGCGATCAACTTCGGCGCCTACATCGAAGGCTCGGACAACAGCATTCTGTATGCCTGGAAAGGCTTGATGGGTGGCTACCCGGGGCTGTTTGCGCTGGTGCCGTATCAGGAAAAGCTCTCCGAGTACCGCAGCCTGGAAAACCGCGACCTGTGGGAATACCGGCTCAACCTGACCCAGGAAGAAACCGCACGCATGGTCGAGCATGTGTGGGAGCTCAAGCAGATCCAGTTCGACTATTTCTTCTTCGACGAAAACTGCTCGTATCGCTTGCTGGAACTGCTGCAAGTGGCGCGGCCGAGCCTGCGCCTGACCGAACAATTCCCGTTGACCGCGATCCCCACCGACACCGTCAAAGCGGTGAAAGAGGCCGGGCTGGTCGAGCACATCGAATATCGCCCCTCCCGCGAACGTGAACTGCTCAGCCGCGCCGAGCCGTTGAGCGATGACGAACAGCAATGGGTACTGAAAGTCAGCGCCGATCAAAAAATCCTGCAAGAGCCAACGTTCAAAGCCCTGCCCCGCGCGCGTCAGGCGCTGATCGTCGATGCCGCCTATCGCCTGGAGCGCTACCGCGCCAACGGCCAGGAACGCGACCCGCAGAGAGCGCAGCGCAGTTTCGAACTGCTGCGCGCGATCAACAAGAACCCGGCGCCGGAGCTGGAAATTCCGCAACCGGGCCTGCCTGAAGATGGCCACGAATCGCGCACCTGGCAGGCCGGCCTCGGTACCCGCGGTGATCGGGCGTTTGGGGAATATGGCCTGCGCATGGCCTACCACGACCTCAACGACAACGCCGAAAGCTTTCCTCTCGGCGCGCAGATCGAAATTTTGCAACTGAAGCTGCGCCAGTACGAAGGCAATGACTGGCAGTTGCAGCAACTGGATCTGGCGACCATTCGCTCGCTGACACCGCGCAACGAGCTGCTGCAACCGCTGTCGTGGCAAGTCACCGGTGGCCTCGAGCGCGTGCCGGGCAAGCATGACGACGAAACGCTGGTCAGCCACGTCAACGGTGGCGGCGGCGGCACGTGGCAGTTGGGCGAAGACGTGCTCGGCTTTGCCCTTGGCACGGTACGGGTGGAACACAACAACGACTTCGCCGAGTTTGTTTCCCCGGCCGGCGGCTTCAATACCGGTGTGTTGTGGAAAAACCCGCTGGGCAACCTGAGCCTGGAGGCCAAGGGCGATTATTTCTTCAACGGGGAAGTGCGCCGCAGCCTGAGCCTGAATCAGCAGTGGGAGTTGTCGCGCAACCTCGGTTTGCGCTTGAGCGCGCAGCGCGAGTTCAGCCACCTCGCCACACCCGAAACCGAAGTCATGCTCGAAGTGAAGTGGTATCACTACTGA